Proteins from one Mercurialis annua linkage group LG7, ddMerAnnu1.2, whole genome shotgun sequence genomic window:
- the LOC126657657 gene encoding upstream activation factor subunit spp27-like isoform X3 has protein sequence MIQNLPSFVHLSPPPVQCVSFSIIRQWSKYHQSEDKKRGGGFRKLCCLSPQLQEFIGVPQLPRTEVVKQIWEYIKGKELQDPSNRRNIICDESLRTLFGVDSIDMFQMNKALANHIWPLDSNGVAPTESELKEKSELKEKQRKAKQEREEVAPAKSKLKKKKRKQEREGDSDEQEGKEKRQKAEKTGFHAPIQLSDALIKFFGTGESALARSSVIKKMWEYIKLNNLQDPSDKRRILCDEKLKELFNVDTFNGFTVTKLLSPHFIKT, from the exons ATGATCCAAAACCTCCCTTCTTTTGTGCATTTGAGTCCCCCTCCAGTCCAATGTGTCAGCTTCTCTATTATCAGACAATG GTCTAAGTATCATCAAAGTGAAGACAAGAAAAGAGGGGGCGGTTTTAGGAAATTATGCTGTCTTTCTCCTCAACTTCAAGAATTCATTGGGGTGCCTCAGTTACCTAGAACAGAG GTTGTCAAGCAAATTTGGGAGTACATTAAGGGAAAAGAATTGCAAGACCCAAGTAATAGGAGGAATATAATTTGTGATGAATCATTGCGCACCCTTTTTGGTGTTGATTCTATTGACATGTTTCAAATGAATAAAGCCCTAGCAAATCACATTTGGCCCTTGGATTCAAATGGCG TTGCTCCAACTGAGTCTGAGTTGAAAGAAAAGTCAGAGTTGAAAGAAAAGCAGCGCAAGGCCAAGCAAGAGAGAGAAGAAG TTGCCCCAGCCAAGTCTAAGCTGAAAAAAAAGAAGCGCAAGCAAGAGAGAGAAGGAG ATTCAGATGAGcaagaaggaaaagaaaaacGACAGAAGGCTGAAAAAACAGGTTTCCATGCTCCCATTCAACTTTCAGATGCTCTAATAAAGTTTTTTGGCACGGGAGAAAGTGCATTAGCACGCTCCAGCGTCATCAAGAAAATGTGGGAGTACATAAAGCTGAACAACCTTCAG GACCCGTCCGACAAAAGGCGAATATTATGCGATGAGAAGCTGAAAGAACTCTTTAATGTGGACACCTTTAATGGCTTCACTGTTACAAAACTCTTATCTCctcattttattaaaacttgA
- the LOC126657657 gene encoding upstream activation factor subunit spp27-like isoform X1: MVSDSELIERLREFLKNSDLNTTTTGTVRRQLEEDFGVSLSDKKLFIREQVDLFLQSQFEQQEQENDDDKDDGDGDDEESTARSKYHQSEDKKRGGGFRKLCCLSPQLQEFIGVPQLPRTEVVKQIWEYIKGKELQDPSNRRNIICDESLRTLFGVDSIDMFQMNKALANHIWPLDSNGVAPTESELKEKSELKEKQRKAKQEREEVAPAKSKLKKKKRKQEREGDSDEQEGKEKRQKAEKTGFHAPIQLSDALIKFFGTGESALARSSVIKKMWEYIKLNNLQDPSDKRRILCDEKLKELFNVDTFNGFTVTKLLSPHFIKT; encoded by the exons ATGGTATCGGATTCGGAGCTTATAGAAAGATTACgagagtttttaaaaaattccgacCTGAACACCACAACCACCGGCACCGTACGCCGGCAGCTGGAGGAGGATTTCGGCGTCAGTCTATCGGataagaaattatttattagaGAACAAGTTGATTTGTTTCTTCAAAGCCAGTTCGAACAACAAGAACAAGAAAATGATGATGATAAGGATGACGGTGACGGCGACGATGAAGAATCAACGGCGAG GTCTAAGTATCATCAAAGTGAAGACAAGAAAAGAGGGGGCGGTTTTAGGAAATTATGCTGTCTTTCTCCTCAACTTCAAGAATTCATTGGGGTGCCTCAGTTACCTAGAACAGAG GTTGTCAAGCAAATTTGGGAGTACATTAAGGGAAAAGAATTGCAAGACCCAAGTAATAGGAGGAATATAATTTGTGATGAATCATTGCGCACCCTTTTTGGTGTTGATTCTATTGACATGTTTCAAATGAATAAAGCCCTAGCAAATCACATTTGGCCCTTGGATTCAAATGGCG TTGCTCCAACTGAGTCTGAGTTGAAAGAAAAGTCAGAGTTGAAAGAAAAGCAGCGCAAGGCCAAGCAAGAGAGAGAAGAAG TTGCCCCAGCCAAGTCTAAGCTGAAAAAAAAGAAGCGCAAGCAAGAGAGAGAAGGAG ATTCAGATGAGcaagaaggaaaagaaaaacGACAGAAGGCTGAAAAAACAGGTTTCCATGCTCCCATTCAACTTTCAGATGCTCTAATAAAGTTTTTTGGCACGGGAGAAAGTGCATTAGCACGCTCCAGCGTCATCAAGAAAATGTGGGAGTACATAAAGCTGAACAACCTTCAG GACCCGTCCGACAAAAGGCGAATATTATGCGATGAGAAGCTGAAAGAACTCTTTAATGTGGACACCTTTAATGGCTTCACTGTTACAAAACTCTTATCTCctcattttattaaaacttgA
- the LOC126655791 gene encoding serine/threonine-protein kinase SRK2I has product MERSTITVGPGMDMPIMHDSDRYDFVRDIGSGNFGVARLMRDKFTKELVAVKYIERGDKIDENVQREIINHRSLRHPNIVRFKELILTPTHLAIVMEYASGGELFEKICNAGRFSEDEARFFFQQLISGVSYCHAMQVCHRDLKLENTLLDGSPAPRLKICDFGYSKSSVLHSQPKSTVGTPAYIAPEVLLRQEYDGKIADVWSCGVTLYVMLVGAYPFEDPDEPKDFRKTIQRILNVQYSISDVVQISPECRDLISRIFVFDPATRISIPEIKSHAWFLKNLPMDLMDEKTIGNHFEEPDQPMQNIDVIMQIISEATIPAAGAHGLNRYLADNLDMDDDMMDFDSESEIDVDSSGEIVYAL; this is encoded by the exons ATGGAACGGTCGACGATAACCGTTGGTCCGGGAATGGATATGCCGATCATGCATGACAGTGACCGGTACGATTTTGTTCGCGATATCGGCTCTGGTAATTTCGGAGTTGCTAGGTTGATGAGAGATAAGTTTACTAAAGAACTCGTCGCCGTTAAGTATATAGAACGAGGTGATAAG ATTGATGAAAATGTTCAAAGAGAAATTATTAATCATAGGTCACTCAGGCATCCGAATATTGTGAGGTTTAAAGAg CTTATATTAACGCCTACGCATTTGGCCATTGTGATGGAATATGCGTCTGGAGGGGAGCTTTTCGAGAAAATCTGCAATGCCGGTCGTTTTAGTGAGGATGAG GCTCGATTCTTTTTTCAACAACTGATATCAGGTGTCAGTTATTGCCATGCTATG CAAGTATGTCACCGTGACTTGAAGTTGGAGAATACATTACTGGATGGAAGCCCAGCTCCTCGGCTGAAGATTTGTGATTTTGGGTACTCCAAG TCTTCCGTGCTTCATTCACAGCCAAAATCAACAGTAGGAACTCCTGCATACATTGCTCCAGAAGTGTTGTTGAGACAGGAATATGATGGCAAG ATTGCAGATGTGTGGTCATGTGGGGTGACCTTATATGTAATGTTGGTTGGGGCATATCCCTTTGAGGATCCTGATGAACCAAAGGACTTCAGGAAGACAATACAG AGGATCCTTAATGTGCAGTATTCCATTTCAGATGTTGTTCAAATATCTCCGGAGTGTCGTGACCTCATCTCTcgaatttttgtttttgatccTGCAACA AGGATTAGTATTCCAGAAATCAAGTCACACGCCTGGTTTTTGAAAAATCTTCCAATGGACCTAATGGACGAGAAGACAATCGGTAACCATTTTGAAGAACCCGATCAACCCATGCAGAACATTGATGTCATTATGCAGATAATTTCCGAGGCCACAATCCCAGCTGCCGGGGCCCACGGCCTTAATCGGTACTTGGCAGACAATCTGGACATGGACGACGACATGATGGACTTCGATTCTGAATCGGAGATCGACGTCGATAGCAGCGGGGAGATTGTGTATGCACTTTAA
- the LOC126656122 gene encoding transcription factor HHO5, giving the protein MELSLDLSLVYVPKTISEYLKEVSKVKDCSLKLSKIEEYLSQLEQEMKKIEAFQRELPLCMLLLNDAIVKLREETMQYQKMEEIVSEKENSCRNGDREMENDLIDKKNWMSSVQLWIDGDSKNQDSKSETKQRSEEDDDRSTCENPVQLCNYRSKEEEFVAFKAKSGIENTKKIEEKEVVSQVTGLSLITPVSKLSSCNLMPKISGSNQIKTQNKPQQQQKQQQQQSVNKKRRRCWSPELHRRFVDALQQLGGSQVATPKQIKELMQVDGLTNDEVKSHLQKYRLHIRKHPASSGAQASFLWMTRNENGDHPSKQSVMNSNSPEGSFHQCGTAKGMSNTGDENMEAEDDNSSASNSWK; this is encoded by the exons ATGGAGCTGAGCTTGGATTTAAGCTTGGTTTATGTACCCAAAACAATTAGTGAGTATTTAAAAGAGGTGTCAAAGGTTAAAGATTGCAGCTTGAAATTATCGAAGATTGAAGAATATTTGAGTCAATTAGAACAAGAAATGAAAAAGATTGAAGCTTTTCAACGTGAATTGCCTCTTTGTATGCTTCTTTTGAATGAtg cTATTGTTAAGTTGAGAGAAGAGACAATGCAGTATCAGAAAATGGAAGAGATTGTGtctgaaaaagaaaattctTGTAGAAATGGAGATAGAGAAATGGAAAATGATTTGATTGATAAAAAGAATTGGATGAGCTCTGTTCAGCTTTGGATTGATGGTGATTCTAAGAACCAGGATTCAAAATCAGAAACTAAACAG AGgagtgaagaagatgatgatagGTCAACTTGTGAGAACCCAGTTCAGCTGTGTAATTACAGAAGTAAAGAAGAGGAATTTGTGGCGTTTAAGGCAAAATCTGGGATTGAAAATACTAAAAAGATAGAGGAAAAAGAAGTTGTTTCACAAGTTACTGGACTGTCTCTTATTACTCCAGTTTCTAAATTGAGTTCTTGCAATTTGATGCCGAAAATCAGCGGCTCTAATCAAATTAAGACGCAGAACAAACCCCAGCAGCAACagaagcagcagcagcagcagtcTGTTAACAAGAAACGGAGGCGTTGCTGGTCACCGGAGCTTCACCGGCGCTTTGTTGATGCCTTACAACAACTTGGTGGATCTCAAG TGGCCACTcctaaacaaataaaagaacTCATGCAAGTTGATGGGCTCACTAATGATGAAGTTAAGAGTCACTTGCAA AAATATAGGCTTCATATCCGTAAACATCCAGCTTCTTCTGGCGCTCAAGCAAGTTTCTTATGGATGACTCGAAATGAAAACGGAGACCATCCATCAAAACAAAGTGTTATGAATTCAAATTCTCCTGAAGGATCGTTCCATCAATGTGGGACCGCCAAAGGTATGTCTAATACCGGAGACGAAAACATGGAAGCAGAAGATGATAATTCATCTGCAAGCAATAGTTGGAAATGA
- the LOC126657657 gene encoding upstream activation factor subunit spp27-like isoform X2 — MVSDSELIERLREFLKNSDLNTTTTGTVRRQLEEDFGVSLSDKKLFIREQVDLFLQSQFEQQEQENDDDKDDGDGDDEESTARSKYHQSEDKKRGGGFRKLCCLSPQLQEFIGVPQLPRTEVVKQIWEYIKGKELQDPSNRRNIICDESLRTLFGVDSIDMFQMNKALANHIWPLDSNGVAPTESELKEKSELKEKQRKAKQEREEDSDEQEGKEKRQKAEKTGFHAPIQLSDALIKFFGTGESALARSSVIKKMWEYIKLNNLQDPSDKRRILCDEKLKELFNVDTFNGFTVTKLLSPHFIKT; from the exons ATGGTATCGGATTCGGAGCTTATAGAAAGATTACgagagtttttaaaaaattccgacCTGAACACCACAACCACCGGCACCGTACGCCGGCAGCTGGAGGAGGATTTCGGCGTCAGTCTATCGGataagaaattatttattagaGAACAAGTTGATTTGTTTCTTCAAAGCCAGTTCGAACAACAAGAACAAGAAAATGATGATGATAAGGATGACGGTGACGGCGACGATGAAGAATCAACGGCGAG GTCTAAGTATCATCAAAGTGAAGACAAGAAAAGAGGGGGCGGTTTTAGGAAATTATGCTGTCTTTCTCCTCAACTTCAAGAATTCATTGGGGTGCCTCAGTTACCTAGAACAGAG GTTGTCAAGCAAATTTGGGAGTACATTAAGGGAAAAGAATTGCAAGACCCAAGTAATAGGAGGAATATAATTTGTGATGAATCATTGCGCACCCTTTTTGGTGTTGATTCTATTGACATGTTTCAAATGAATAAAGCCCTAGCAAATCACATTTGGCCCTTGGATTCAAATGGCG TTGCTCCAACTGAGTCTGAGTTGAAAGAAAAGTCAGAGTTGAAAGAAAAGCAGCGCAAGGCCAAGCAAGAGAGAGAAGAAG ATTCAGATGAGcaagaaggaaaagaaaaacGACAGAAGGCTGAAAAAACAGGTTTCCATGCTCCCATTCAACTTTCAGATGCTCTAATAAAGTTTTTTGGCACGGGAGAAAGTGCATTAGCACGCTCCAGCGTCATCAAGAAAATGTGGGAGTACATAAAGCTGAACAACCTTCAG GACCCGTCCGACAAAAGGCGAATATTATGCGATGAGAAGCTGAAAGAACTCTTTAATGTGGACACCTTTAATGGCTTCACTGTTACAAAACTCTTATCTCctcattttattaaaacttgA